In the genome of Myxococcus stipitatus, one region contains:
- a CDS encoding DUF1361 domain-containing protein, producing MTAPLAMPTPESFLSMLRRHGLWPAALSSAIGVGMVSYRLDWSQSASYAFLVWNLVLAWAPYVIALAARVLMLRGHGLRVLAPMALAWLALFPNAPYLLTDFIHVHQRPVVPIWFDVALMTLFVATGWLLGLLSLEVWKQWLEERWGRRTAWAFVGVTSVLCGYGIYLGRVERWNSWNVLTHPSTLFTSIGAHLREPLAFPYLTSLTVFFGLLVPLSYVAYEALVARIRRPRTAS from the coding sequence ATGACCGCACCCCTCGCCATGCCCACTCCTGAGTCCTTCTTGTCCATGTTGCGCCGTCACGGCCTGTGGCCCGCGGCCCTCAGCAGCGCCATCGGCGTGGGCATGGTGTCCTACCGCCTCGACTGGAGTCAGAGCGCCAGCTACGCGTTCCTCGTGTGGAACCTGGTCCTGGCCTGGGCCCCCTACGTCATCGCCCTCGCGGCGCGGGTCCTCATGCTCAGGGGCCACGGCCTCCGGGTGCTCGCGCCCATGGCCCTGGCCTGGCTGGCGCTGTTCCCCAACGCGCCCTACCTCCTCACGGACTTCATCCACGTGCACCAGCGGCCCGTGGTGCCCATCTGGTTCGACGTGGCGCTCATGACCCTCTTCGTCGCCACCGGCTGGCTCCTGGGCCTCTTGTCCCTGGAGGTGTGGAAGCAATGGCTGGAGGAGCGCTGGGGCCGCCGCACCGCGTGGGCCTTCGTCGGCGTCACCTCCGTGCTGTGTGGCTACGGCATCTACCTGGGCCGGGTGGAGCGCTGGAACAGCTGGAATGTCCTCACCCACCCCTCGACGCTCTTCACCTCCATCGGGGCCCACCTGCGTGAGCCCCTGGCCTTCCCGTACCTCACCAGCCTCACCGTCTTCTTCGGCCTGCTGGTGCCGCTGTCGTACGTGGCCTACGAGGCGCTCGTCGCCCGCATCCGCCGCCCGCGCACGGCGAGCTGA
- a CDS encoding DNA gyrase subunit B, translated as MLFTSDGFRRSIRRRPAMYIGDTTVSGKSRLVESLFMLGVMGARDSRLREVSAALSSDGACSVVFDGLPWPTPAGVPPFAELESWLTFVNVDIAGGPPPRMPHGLFLQTPCIDLGLVNALSSSLEVIAWSGEQTWRRTFREGLPVESLGDASPDHAPPSSGSGLRITLTPDPSIFDGPQEFSWTGLTERLSALSALAPSATWRLRDEVSGTEVSFRREHGLGDLCAERAASSRPLHEPWVFNGRIRETEVDLALQWVEDPAGASILSWANFESSPRGGTHHEGLFRGLRTVLRDRRKALGLPPVSRAFSNTALSERLTVVMSLRSCSIVWRGPMFHPLDTPEARGDISKLVRDWMKLALESHPDVEARLLGLLGFPRS; from the coding sequence GTGCTCTTCACCTCAGACGGGTTTCGCCGGTCCATCCGCCGGCGGCCGGCGATGTACATCGGCGACACGACGGTGTCGGGCAAATCCCGGCTCGTCGAGTCCCTGTTCATGTTGGGTGTCATGGGCGCGAGGGACTCCAGGCTGCGGGAGGTCTCGGCCGCGCTTTCATCGGACGGTGCCTGCTCCGTTGTCTTCGACGGCTTGCCTTGGCCCACGCCCGCGGGCGTGCCGCCCTTCGCGGAGCTGGAGTCCTGGCTCACGTTCGTGAACGTCGACATCGCGGGAGGGCCGCCCCCGAGGATGCCTCACGGTCTCTTCCTTCAGACTCCCTGCATCGACCTGGGGTTGGTCAACGCGCTCTCCTCTTCCCTGGAAGTCATCGCCTGGTCTGGCGAGCAGACCTGGCGGCGGACCTTTCGCGAAGGGCTCCCCGTGGAGTCGCTCGGCGACGCCTCGCCCGACCACGCTCCTCCGTCCTCGGGCTCCGGGCTGCGCATCACCTTGACCCCGGACCCGTCCATCTTCGACGGGCCCCAGGAGTTCTCCTGGACCGGGCTGACGGAACGCCTGTCAGCACTCTCCGCCCTGGCACCCTCGGCCACCTGGCGTCTGCGTGACGAGGTCTCGGGGACAGAGGTCTCCTTCCGTCGCGAGCACGGACTCGGGGACCTGTGCGCGGAGCGCGCCGCGTCCTCCCGGCCGCTGCACGAGCCGTGGGTCTTCAATGGACGTATCAGGGAGACCGAGGTCGACCTCGCGCTTCAGTGGGTCGAGGACCCCGCCGGCGCGAGCATCCTCTCCTGGGCCAACTTCGAGTCCAGCCCCCGAGGTGGCACGCACCATGAGGGGCTCTTCCGAGGACTGCGCACGGTCCTGCGCGACAGGAGGAAGGCCCTCGGGCTGCCTCCTGTGAGTCGCGCATTCTCGAACACGGCGCTGTCCGAGCGGCTCACGGTGGTGATGAGCCTCCGTTCCTGCTCCATCGTCTGGCGTGGCCCGATGTTTCACCCGCTGGATACCCCTGAGGCCCGCGGCGACATCTCGAAGCTCGTCAGGGACTGGATGAAGCTGGCCCTCGAGAGTCATCCGGACGTGGAAGCCCGACTGCTCGGCCTGCTGGGATTCCCTCGGTCCTGA
- a CDS encoding S1 family peptidase: protein MAHLGLMVLAFLAACTPTVEPAPSRSAHRIVQGTDAPDDVATVALLARRTRCNESSPLLLCSGVLIAPDVVLTAAHCLDLFGVEGAYEVYLGPALLPTPDASGRFVRVSRAVIHPRHVPRTHTHDAALLRLATPVQVEPARLSESPLALTGGTRVRAVGYGDTKDANAPAGRRRQGTLQVTWLEATVFRAEPGPGMSCVGDSGGPVFMSDGAGREVLAGLTVSGDVACRAEAVNLRVDVLREGFILPFLATSPPPIEPTLAPEALCRDTCTRDTECPVGLSCVATQEGPGRCLLPTLREGAFGRTCTEDAACGEGSLCARWESEGEEACRCFTPCAPPPPDPEQPPGGPEGGCSSTSGLALLGVLLFAGVKRRR, encoded by the coding sequence ATGGCGCACCTCGGGCTGATGGTGTTGGCGTTCCTCGCCGCGTGTACCCCGACGGTGGAACCAGCGCCGTCGCGGTCCGCGCATCGCATCGTGCAAGGAACCGATGCACCGGACGATGTGGCGACCGTCGCGCTGCTTGCCCGGAGGACGCGGTGCAACGAGTCCTCCCCTCTGTTGCTCTGCTCCGGTGTCCTCATCGCGCCCGACGTCGTGTTGACGGCGGCGCACTGCCTGGACCTTTTCGGCGTGGAAGGCGCGTACGAGGTCTATCTGGGGCCCGCGCTGCTGCCCACGCCGGATGCGTCCGGGCGCTTCGTGCGAGTGTCGCGAGCGGTCATCCACCCGCGCCATGTGCCTCGCACCCATACGCACGATGCCGCACTGCTGCGGCTCGCGACCCCCGTGCAGGTCGAGCCCGCTCGCTTGTCGGAATCGCCGCTGGCGCTGACGGGGGGCACGCGCGTGCGCGCCGTGGGCTATGGCGACACGAAGGACGCGAACGCCCCAGCGGGGCGACGGAGGCAGGGGACGCTCCAGGTGACCTGGCTGGAGGCCACGGTCTTTCGCGCGGAACCCGGGCCCGGCATGAGCTGCGTGGGAGACAGTGGTGGTCCGGTGTTCATGAGCGACGGCGCGGGCCGCGAGGTGCTCGCGGGGCTCACAGTGAGCGGTGACGTGGCCTGCCGCGCCGAAGCCGTCAACCTGCGCGTGGATGTGTTGCGCGAGGGCTTTATCCTTCCGTTCCTCGCGACCTCTCCGCCTCCCATCGAGCCCACACTCGCTCCCGAGGCCCTGTGCCGGGACACCTGTACGCGTGACACGGAGTGCCCCGTGGGACTCTCCTGTGTCGCCACACAGGAAGGGCCAGGCCGCTGTCTCCTTCCGACCCTGCGTGAAGGCGCCTTCGGGCGGACCTGTACCGAGGATGCGGCCTGCGGCGAGGGGAGCCTCTGCGCGCGATGGGAATCGGAAGGGGAGGAGGCCTGCCGTTGTTTCACACCCTGCGCGCCACCTCCTCCGGACCCGGAGCAACCGCCAGGAGGTCCGGAGGGTGGTTGCTCCAGCACCTCGGGGCTCGCGCTCCTCGGGGTGTTGCTCTTCGCGGGAGTCAAGCGACGCCGCTAG
- a CDS encoding helix-turn-helix transcriptional regulator — MTETLPQPSLGIALRRWRLLHHIKQSHAAERFGVNQSTISRWEAGTQAMEPAERTRVEALLAARLDAAADHALARLVNESPRPVHLICDLTHRLLACSPSRAAEFTVPLSDLLGRSLWRYSTAEIALQESTLDTLGWRETLAPSSVEFPSGTNTSPIIPIRASRCRWTRMTLSDGTAARLVETL; from the coding sequence ATGACCGAGACCCTACCGCAGCCTTCACTCGGAATCGCCCTCCGGCGCTGGCGGCTGCTGCATCACATCAAGCAGTCCCATGCCGCGGAGCGCTTCGGCGTCAATCAGTCCACCATCTCCCGCTGGGAGGCCGGGACGCAGGCCATGGAGCCCGCGGAACGCACTCGCGTCGAGGCCCTGCTGGCCGCCCGCCTGGACGCGGCGGCGGACCACGCTCTCGCGCGGCTCGTCAACGAGAGCCCTCGCCCTGTTCACCTCATCTGCGACCTGACACACCGCCTGCTCGCGTGCTCGCCCTCGCGTGCCGCGGAGTTCACGGTGCCCCTCTCCGACTTGCTGGGGCGCTCGCTCTGGCGCTACTCCACCGCGGAGATTGCCCTCCAGGAGTCGACTCTCGACACGCTCGGCTGGCGCGAGACACTCGCGCCGTCCTCCGTGGAGTTCCCCAGCGGCACGAACACCTCCCCCATCATCCCCATTCGCGCCAGCCGGTGCCGCTGGACGCGGATGACCCTCTCCGATGGCACCGCGGCCCGCCTCGTCGAGACACTCTGA
- a CDS encoding HD domain-containing protein: protein MHTETLQSRLAFLREAEQLKDVLRSGHTSSGRPESTAEHTWRLCLMALVFGDALPGLDPLKLLQMCVVHDLGEAIHGDIPAIHQGAHPDKGEREREDLRHLTRMLDTAPREHIRALWDEYEQASSPEAQAVKALDKLETILQHSQGKNPADFDYAFNLAYGRKYTDGHPLFSALRALIDADTTRRMVGEESPQPPPRGT, encoded by the coding sequence ATGCATACCGAGACCCTCCAGAGTCGCCTCGCGTTCCTCCGCGAGGCGGAGCAGCTCAAGGATGTCCTCCGAAGCGGACACACCTCCTCCGGCCGACCGGAGAGCACCGCCGAGCACACGTGGAGACTGTGCTTGATGGCCCTCGTGTTCGGCGACGCCCTGCCTGGACTGGACCCGCTCAAGCTCCTCCAGATGTGCGTCGTCCACGACCTGGGCGAAGCCATCCACGGCGACATCCCCGCCATCCACCAGGGCGCCCACCCCGACAAGGGCGAGCGCGAACGCGAAGACCTGCGACACCTGACCCGGATGCTCGACACAGCTCCGCGAGAGCACATCCGCGCCCTGTGGGACGAGTACGAACAGGCATCCTCCCCCGAGGCCCAGGCCGTGAAGGCGCTCGACAAGCTGGAGACGATTCTCCAGCACAGCCAAGGCAAGAACCCCGCCGACTTCGACTACGCCTTCAACCTGGCCTATGGCCGCAAGTACACCGACGGCCATCCCCTGTTCAGCGCCTTGCGCGCCCTCATCGACGCGGACACGACCCGGCGTATGGTGGGCGAGGAGTCCCCTCAACCCCCTCCTCGAGGAACGTGA
- a CDS encoding N-acetyltransferase: MPVTLRPEAPADGAAIEHVTVAAFKNAPHTDHTEQFIVNALRRAGAMTLSLVAEDGGTLVGHVAISPVSISSGAKGWYGLGPISVLPERQGQGIGAQLMNASMAALKDLGAAGCVLLGDPAFYSRFGFQPQPGLVLPGVPPEYFQALRFHGDWPEGTVTYHDAFNATS, from the coding sequence ATGCCCGTGACGCTCCGGCCCGAAGCTCCCGCGGATGGCGCGGCCATCGAACACGTGACGGTCGCCGCCTTCAAGAACGCGCCTCACACGGACCACACCGAGCAGTTCATCGTCAACGCGCTCCGCCGCGCGGGAGCCATGACCCTGTCCCTGGTCGCCGAGGACGGCGGCACCCTCGTCGGCCACGTCGCCATCTCTCCCGTGAGCATCTCCTCCGGCGCCAAGGGCTGGTACGGCCTGGGCCCCATCTCCGTGCTGCCCGAACGCCAGGGACAGGGCATCGGCGCGCAGTTGATGAACGCCTCGATGGCCGCGCTGAAGGACCTGGGCGCCGCGGGCTGCGTGTTGCTCGGAGACCCCGCCTTCTACAGCCGCTTCGGCTTCCAGCCCCAGCCCGGGCTGGTGCTCCCCGGCGTGCCTCCCGAGTACTTCCAGGCCCTGCGATTCCACGGCGACTGGCCCGAGGGCACCGTGACGTATCACGACGCGTTCAACGCGACGTCCTGA